In one Conger conger chromosome 5, fConCon1.1, whole genome shotgun sequence genomic region, the following are encoded:
- the sh3glb1b gene encoding endophilin-B1b isoform X1, with protein sequence MDFNVKRLTADAGTFLSRAVQFTGEIFGQAEKTELDAHLETLLARAEYTKLWTEIIMKQTEVLLQPNPNVRIEEFLYEKLEKKVPLHANNHEQLGKHMTDSGHELGPGTAYGNALIKCGATERQIGGAEREFIQSSTNNLLTPFRNFIEGDFQAISTERKVLQNKRLDLDVAKSKLKKAKVAEARSAQLNSTPPLGEEYGAHFGYMLSFLHVKWLKMWAEEEVQAETELRVAQREFDQQAETTRLLLQGISTTHANHLRCLHEFVEAQAAHYTRCCQYMLDLQKQLGSFASMLSSNNNQQPSTSTSQASMLTASPSVPPISPSALNELHSSSTSHKARVLRDYEAADSGVMSLVADEIIIVSSAPDMDSDWLMGERGNHKGKVPITYLELRD encoded by the exons ATGGACTTCAACGTCAAAAGATTAACCGCAGACGCCGGTACTTTTCTCAGCCGCGCTGTACAG TTCACAGGGGAAATATTTGGCCAAGCTGAAAAAACCGAGTTGGATGCTCATTTGGAAACTCTTCTCGCCAGAGCAGAATATACAAAACTGTGGACGGAGATAATAATGAAACAGACTGAAGTTTTACTTCAACCCAACCCAA ATGTCAGAATAGAGGAGTTTTTATATGAGAAACTGGAGAAGAAAGTCCCCTtgcatgcaaataaccatgagCAACTAGGGAAGCACATGACTGACTCCGGACATGAGCTTGGGCCGGGAACGGCTTACG GAAATGCACTCATCAAATGTGGAGCAACTGAGAGACAGATTGGAGGTGCAGAAAGAGAGTTTATTCAGAGCTCAACCAACAACCTCCTCACACCCTTCAGGAACTTCATTGAAGGGGACTTTCAGGCCATCTCT ACAGAACGAAAGGTCTTGCAGAACAAGCGTTTGGACCTGGACGTCGCCAAATCCAAACTGAAGAAAGCCAAGGTTGCTGAAGCCAGATCAGCA CAACTAAACTCGACTCCACCACTGGGAGAGGAGTACGGAGCCCACTTTGGCTACATGCTCAGCTTTCTGCATGTAAAATGGCTAAAG ATGTGGgcagaggaggaggtgcag GCGGAGACGGAGCTGAGGGTGGCGCAGCGCGAGTTCGACCAGCAGGCAGAGACCACCAGACTCCTGCTGCAGGGCATCAGCACCACCCAC GCGAACCACCTCCGCTGTCTGCACGAATTTGTGGAGGCCCAGGCCGCCCACTACACACGGTGCTGCCAGTACATGCTGGACCTCCAGAAACAGCTAGGAAG CTTTGCTTCCATGCTCTCTTCCAACAACAACCAGCAACCCTCAACATCCACATCCCAGGCTTCCATGCTCACAGCTTCCCCCTCAGTGCCACCCATTTCCCCTTCTGCCCTGAATGAGCTGCACAGCTCCAGCACCAGCCACAAGGCACGGGTACTGCGTGACTATGAGGCCGCGGATAGCGGAGTGATGTCCCTTGTAGCTGACGAG ATCATCATAGTGTCCAGTGCCCCAGACATggactctgattggctgatgggtGAAAGGGGGAACCACAAGGGCAAGGTTCCCATTACCTATCTGGAGTTACGGGACTAA
- the sh3glb1b gene encoding endophilin-B1b isoform X2: MKQTEVLLQPNPNVRIEEFLYEKLEKKVPLHANNHEQLGKHMTDSGHELGPGTAYGNALIKCGATERQIGGAEREFIQSSTNNLLTPFRNFIEGDFQAISTERKVLQNKRLDLDVAKSKLKKAKVAEARSAQLNSTPPLGEEYGAHFGYMLSFLHVKWLKMWAEEEVQAETELRVAQREFDQQAETTRLLLQGISTTHANHLRCLHEFVEAQAAHYTRCCQYMLDLQKQLGSFASMLSSNNNQQPSTSTSQASMLTASPSVPPISPSALNELHSSSTSHKARVLRDYEAADSGVMSLVADEIIIVSSAPDMDSDWLMGERGNHKGKVPITYLELRD, from the exons ATGAAACAGACTGAAGTTTTACTTCAACCCAACCCAA ATGTCAGAATAGAGGAGTTTTTATATGAGAAACTGGAGAAGAAAGTCCCCTtgcatgcaaataaccatgagCAACTAGGGAAGCACATGACTGACTCCGGACATGAGCTTGGGCCGGGAACGGCTTACG GAAATGCACTCATCAAATGTGGAGCAACTGAGAGACAGATTGGAGGTGCAGAAAGAGAGTTTATTCAGAGCTCAACCAACAACCTCCTCACACCCTTCAGGAACTTCATTGAAGGGGACTTTCAGGCCATCTCT ACAGAACGAAAGGTCTTGCAGAACAAGCGTTTGGACCTGGACGTCGCCAAATCCAAACTGAAGAAAGCCAAGGTTGCTGAAGCCAGATCAGCA CAACTAAACTCGACTCCACCACTGGGAGAGGAGTACGGAGCCCACTTTGGCTACATGCTCAGCTTTCTGCATGTAAAATGGCTAAAG ATGTGGgcagaggaggaggtgcag GCGGAGACGGAGCTGAGGGTGGCGCAGCGCGAGTTCGACCAGCAGGCAGAGACCACCAGACTCCTGCTGCAGGGCATCAGCACCACCCAC GCGAACCACCTCCGCTGTCTGCACGAATTTGTGGAGGCCCAGGCCGCCCACTACACACGGTGCTGCCAGTACATGCTGGACCTCCAGAAACAGCTAGGAAG CTTTGCTTCCATGCTCTCTTCCAACAACAACCAGCAACCCTCAACATCCACATCCCAGGCTTCCATGCTCACAGCTTCCCCCTCAGTGCCACCCATTTCCCCTTCTGCCCTGAATGAGCTGCACAGCTCCAGCACCAGCCACAAGGCACGGGTACTGCGTGACTATGAGGCCGCGGATAGCGGAGTGATGTCCCTTGTAGCTGACGAG ATCATCATAGTGTCCAGTGCCCCAGACATggactctgattggctgatgggtGAAAGGGGGAACCACAAGGGCAAGGTTCCCATTACCTATCTGGAGTTACGGGACTAA